The Cystobacter ferrugineus genome includes a window with the following:
- a CDS encoding TetR/AcrR family transcriptional regulator — MSSEAREAVLSAAGEIFGRFGFKKASVEDIARLAGIGKGTVYLHFESKEALFEAVLRQSLTQDAAELLRLVDRAETPEAKLKAFFEGKVARSLQVANWGLLSAEHALEMAKAGKRVVDEFQAQDIDLVTSILKAGRDAGAFHATDLKMISHGILDLIQGSTGKILADDATYDAKRPLDAIFELILRGLAARPTSR, encoded by the coding sequence ATGAGTTCTGAGGCGCGAGAGGCCGTACTTTCGGCGGCGGGCGAGATCTTCGGTCGCTTTGGGTTCAAGAAAGCCTCTGTCGAGGACATCGCGCGCCTCGCGGGGATCGGCAAGGGAACGGTGTACCTTCACTTCGAGAGCAAAGAGGCGCTCTTCGAGGCCGTCCTTCGCCAGTCGTTGACCCAAGACGCCGCGGAGCTCCTCCGACTTGTCGATCGTGCTGAAACTCCAGAAGCGAAGCTCAAGGCTTTCTTCGAGGGCAAGGTCGCGCGGTCGCTCCAGGTTGCGAATTGGGGGCTCTTGTCCGCCGAGCACGCACTCGAGATGGCGAAGGCGGGCAAGCGCGTGGTGGACGAATTCCAGGCGCAAGACATCGACCTCGTGACAAGCATCTTGAAGGCGGGGCGTGATGCCGGGGCATTCCATGCGACGGACTTGAAGATGATTAGCCACGGGATCCTCGATCTCATCCAAGGATCCACCGGGAAGATATTGGCCGACGACGCCACCTACGACGCCAAGCGCCCCCTCGACGCAATCTTCGAACTCATTTTGCGCGGCCTCGCCGCACGTCCCACCTCGAGATGA
- a CDS encoding cytochrome P450, which produces MSQEQTKSEAKSCPFNPYAPGFDVNPYPAFKELRTHAPISYWDQGHGWIVTRYEDVVTALRDNNRFSPNPADWEFASTLGRAARFPEMEEISSSSLLVLSDADHARVRRLVSPAFTPRAVEWLRPQIQAIVDELLDAAAAKGTVNVVNDIADPIPARAMGSLLKIPKEREVPFQRFTEAVIKSLSPIMLPPEEVEAVRKDMREGLVLLRETIEERRRDPKENDILTTLIQTEEQGDKLSTAELLSLVGALIVGGFETTVHLIGFTMSNILRRPELFAQLKAEPELIKNTLEEVLRHDNFGKLGLTRYSREDVELGGVKIKKGQRLFLMTNSAMHDEAAFPDPETFDVRRNTTATVSFGNGMHFCLGVHLARLEGRITVGTLLERFPDMKLVKPPAFGSHPSLRKLETLEVQLLARS; this is translated from the coding sequence ATGTCGCAAGAGCAGACGAAGTCCGAGGCGAAGTCCTGTCCCTTCAACCCGTATGCCCCCGGTTTCGACGTCAATCCGTACCCCGCGTTCAAGGAGCTGCGGACGCATGCGCCCATCTCCTACTGGGACCAGGGCCATGGCTGGATCGTCACCCGCTACGAGGATGTCGTCACCGCGCTGCGTGACAACAATCGCTTCTCACCCAACCCCGCCGATTGGGAGTTCGCCAGCACCCTGGGAAGGGCAGCGAGGTTTCCCGAGATGGAAGAGATCTCCAGCTCGAGCCTGCTGGTGCTGTCCGACGCGGACCATGCCCGGGTGCGCAGGCTCGTCAGCCCGGCGTTCACCCCCCGCGCCGTCGAGTGGCTGCGGCCGCAGATCCAGGCGATCGTGGATGAGCTGCTCGACGCCGCGGCGGCCAAGGGCACGGTCAACGTGGTGAATGACATCGCGGACCCCATTCCCGCGCGCGCCATGGGCTCCCTGCTGAAGATTCCCAAGGAGCGCGAGGTGCCCTTCCAGCGCTTCACCGAGGCGGTGATCAAGAGTCTCTCGCCCATCATGCTTCCTCCCGAGGAGGTGGAGGCGGTGCGCAAGGACATGCGCGAGGGCCTCGTGCTGCTGCGCGAGACGATCGAGGAGCGGCGCCGCGACCCCAAGGAAAACGACATCCTCACCACCCTCATCCAGACCGAGGAGCAGGGCGACAAGCTGAGCACCGCGGAACTGCTGTCGCTCGTGGGCGCGCTCATCGTGGGCGGCTTCGAGACCACGGTGCACCTCATCGGCTTCACCATGTCCAACATCCTGCGGCGGCCCGAGCTGTTCGCCCAGCTCAAGGCCGAGCCCGAGCTCATCAAGAACACCCTCGAGGAGGTGCTGCGCCACGACAACTTTGGCAAGCTGGGCCTCACCCGCTACTCGCGCGAGGACGTGGAACTGGGCGGCGTGAAGATCAAGAAGGGGCAGCGGTTGTTCCTCATGACCAACAGTGCGATGCATGACGAGGCCGCGTTCCCCGATCCCGAGACGTTCGACGTGCGCCGCAACACCACCGCGACCGTCTCCTTCGGCAACGGGATGCACTTCTGCCTCGGCGTCCACCTGGCGCGGCTCGAGGGGCGGATCACCGTGGGCACCTTGCTCGAGCGCTTCCCCGACATGAAGCTCGTCAAGCCGCCCGCGTTTGGTTCCCATCCGTCCCTCCGCAAGCTGGAGACGCTCGAGGTGCAATTGCTCGCCCGCTCCTGA
- a CDS encoding ferredoxin, with translation MKIVVDWNRCEANAVCVRAAPKSFQLDDKDQLHVLTESVPPELRAQVEQAVRDCPKQALSLSRD, from the coding sequence ATGAAGATCGTGGTCGATTGGAATCGCTGTGAAGCCAATGCTGTGTGCGTGCGCGCGGCACCGAAATCATTCCAACTGGACGACAAGGACCAGTTGCACGTGCTCACCGAGTCCGTGCCGCCCGAACTGCGCGCCCAGGTGGAGCAGGCCGTGCGCGACTGCCCGAAGCAGGCGCTGTCGCTCTCCCGGGACTGA
- a CDS encoding DUF1501 domain-containing protein, producing the protein MTNTSRRTLLKWALGAGQFALLERAGLLGSSAARAADIDVPSRLAVLYIPGGYRPAYYFTPMDDADIPLCVPAPSKYSGEPVFFDAGEVVNLAPPNGSYKPLRTWQSWNPANPAERDDFSPLMYGFSHFALHEQLSVLHGIDQGTNDHASAFIASMCGVAGADYRAPAVHSVIANHLFEKYRESRPLPFVVVTGERGTPLGMGLPSHASPVRVPSIEALKPQLSAKPEDNPWWTGLDARTEAPELDARGQPTGGTLKTTTVERFSLARAQQLMGRSTAKVDNYLEGLHGSLSSVSRVLATDVVSVLQSTKGIDFLTANRPAYLANYLKNQSFTYSFGPANFHLTGLDSRMDLALRLLKSDICTSVHVSLQLDFDTHNASGHGYSCAHGRGLMDCVARFLGELKAAPAPGKPGKTLLDDTLVLVMSEFGRSWASRGRDGTYSLPDDHHPYTSVCFAGGNVAANRQVGSYTSRGLGVPVDIIEENGQPSRRVPRAADAVTTALRIMGMSTHDFFIPGGYGEVTGIRRA; encoded by the coding sequence ATGACGAACACCTCTCGACGCACGCTGCTCAAGTGGGCCCTCGGAGCAGGACAGTTCGCGCTCCTCGAACGCGCGGGTCTGCTCGGCTCGAGCGCCGCGCGCGCCGCGGACATCGACGTCCCCTCACGGCTCGCGGTCCTCTACATCCCGGGTGGCTACCGGCCGGCGTACTACTTCACGCCGATGGACGACGCGGACATTCCGCTCTGCGTGCCCGCGCCCTCCAAATACAGCGGCGAGCCCGTCTTCTTCGACGCGGGCGAGGTGGTGAACCTCGCGCCTCCGAACGGCTCCTACAAACCGCTCCGGACCTGGCAGTCGTGGAACCCCGCCAACCCCGCCGAGCGCGATGACTTCAGCCCGCTCATGTACGGCTTCTCGCACTTCGCGCTGCACGAGCAGTTGAGCGTGCTGCACGGTATCGACCAGGGCACCAACGACCATGCGAGCGCGTTCATCGCCTCGATGTGTGGCGTCGCCGGCGCGGACTACCGGGCGCCCGCCGTTCATTCGGTGATCGCCAACCACCTGTTCGAGAAGTACCGCGAGAGCAGACCACTGCCGTTCGTGGTCGTCACCGGTGAGCGTGGCACGCCGCTCGGGATGGGGCTGCCCTCACATGCCTCGCCCGTTCGCGTTCCGTCGATCGAAGCACTCAAGCCGCAGCTCTCCGCGAAGCCCGAGGACAATCCCTGGTGGACGGGGCTCGATGCACGCACCGAGGCCCCCGAACTGGATGCGCGCGGTCAGCCGACCGGAGGCACCCTGAAGACGACCACGGTGGAGCGCTTCTCGCTCGCGCGCGCCCAGCAACTCATGGGCCGCTCGACGGCGAAGGTGGACAACTACCTCGAGGGGCTGCATGGCTCGCTGTCGTCGGTCTCGCGCGTGCTCGCGACGGATGTGGTGTCCGTGCTGCAGAGCACCAAGGGCATCGATTTCCTGACGGCGAACCGTCCCGCGTACCTGGCGAACTACCTGAAGAACCAGTCGTTCACGTACTCGTTCGGCCCGGCGAACTTCCACCTCACCGGGCTCGACTCGCGGATGGATCTCGCGCTGCGCCTGCTCAAGTCGGACATCTGCACCTCGGTGCACGTCTCGTTGCAGCTCGATTTCGACACGCACAACGCCTCTGGCCACGGCTATAGCTGCGCGCACGGCCGCGGACTGATGGACTGTGTCGCGCGCTTCCTGGGCGAGCTCAAGGCCGCGCCCGCTCCCGGCAAGCCGGGCAAGACGCTGCTCGATGACACGCTCGTGCTGGTGATGAGCGAGTTCGGCCGGAGCTGGGCCTCGCGCGGACGCGACGGCACCTACTCCCTGCCGGATGATCACCACCCGTACACCTCGGTCTGCTTCGCGGGCGGAAACGTGGCGGCGAACCGGCAGGTGGGCTCGTACACCTCGCGCGGGCTCGGCGTTCCGGTGGACATCATCGAGGAGAATGGTCAGCCCTCGAGGCGCGTGCCCAGAGCCGCGGACGCCGTGACCACGGCGCTGCGAATCATGGGCATGAGCACGCACGACTTCTTCATCCCCGGCGGCTACGGGGAGGTGACGGGGATCCGGAGGGCGTAG
- a CDS encoding 2Fe-2S iron-sulfur cluster-binding protein has translation MSKIKFIEANGTEHVVEAREGQSVMQSAMDNLVPGIVAECGGFANCATCHVYVDQAWSARLPPPEESETAMIDCAFHVQPNSRLSCQLKVTPALAGLVVRLPISQTGE, from the coding sequence ATGTCCAAGATCAAATTCATTGAGGCGAATGGGACCGAGCATGTCGTGGAGGCCAGGGAGGGGCAGTCGGTGATGCAATCGGCCATGGACAACCTCGTGCCCGGGATTGTCGCGGAGTGCGGCGGGTTCGCCAATTGCGCCACCTGCCACGTCTATGTCGACCAGGCCTGGAGCGCCAGGCTGCCTCCCCCCGAGGAGAGCGAGACGGCCATGATCGACTGCGCGTTCCACGTGCAGCCAAACAGCAGACTGTCCTGCCAGCTCAAGGTCACCCCCGCGCTGGCCGGGCTGGTCGTCCGGCTCCCCATCTCCCAGACCGGCGAGTGA